TCGCCGTTGCCGACGTGTTTTCACGAGGCGAGAGTGAAACGCTGGATGACTCAGATATCATGGTGACCTGCATCACTGCGCTGTTGCTGAGCGCACCTATGCGTATTGGCGAGTTCCTGCGCTTTCGCCTCGATTGTCTGCGGGAAGACACCGACAGGAATGGAGAACTCCAGTGTTACTTAGCGTATTGGGTACCAAAGACCCATCAGTTCGAGCGCAAACCCATTCCCATGACCATGGGTGATGTTGCAAAAGAAGCGATCAAGCGGCTAGGCGCAATCACCGAAGAGGGTCGTCGCCTCGCATGCTACATGGAAACCAATCCTACAAAGTTTTACCGCCACGCGAATTGCCCTTCGATTCCTGACGACCAAGAACTGACACCTGATCAGGTGGTGCAAGCATTAGGGTTCGCCAACCGAGAAAGTTGCGCAAGCTTCGTCAGGAAACACACCAGCAGTTATGCGATGACGGGTTTTACGCTGAACGCTCTGTGGCAACTGGTGCTGACCGAACACCTCGCACGTAACCCGCATTTCCCCTACCAAGAAGCGCCAGAGAGCTCGACGCAAGCACCGTTGAAAATGTCTGATTCCCTTCTTTGTTTTCGTCGTCTTCAACTAGCAACGACGCTGAGCACAAGCCCTGTACTATTGGCACCTTTCAACGGGCACTATTACTCCGGGCGCTTGAAAATAGGTAAAAGACTGGAAGCCATGAACTTCTTCACCCGGCACGCCTTCGAGACCAACAAGCTTAAATCCCACAGCCTTCGTCACCTGCTCAACAGGCAAGCACGCAGTAGCGGCGTCTCCTTGGAAATGCTAACCGAATGGAGCAGTCGCACCACTACTCGGCAGACTCGTACTTACCTGCACGACGACCCAGCAAAAGCGGCCGCTAAGGGAGCATTAGCGCTCGGGACAACCCAGGAACAAGAACATCAAAAGCCGGTGACAAATGAAGAAGCAGCCCTTTACGGTCATGGCCCGTTCCACCGCAGCCGCTACGGCATTTGCCGCCGTAGCTGGCGAGCCGGACCGTGCAACAAGTTCGCCGCCTGCCTCAATTGCTCTGAACTGCTGATGTGCAAGGGCGACAAGCTCGCTGCCGAGATCATCCAGCAGGATCGGGACGATCTCGTGCGGACGTATAACGCTGCTCAACAGGAAATAGCGAATGGTGAACGAGCAGCATCACTTTGGACCGAAAAAGCAGGTCCACAGATCGAGCGTCTCGATCAACTGCTGGACATCTTGCACAACCCCGACATTCCGGACGGGAGTCCTATCGAAATGGCGGGAGCAGACTTCAGCCATGAAAAGGTAATTGTATCCGAGAAGGCCAAAGCGGCCGGGGTGCAGTTGTTGGATCGAAAAGAACTTGGCCTCTCCTACGGCGAAGAGCTACTCGCCTGCCTGGATCTACTGCGGGAACCAGACGATGCCTAAAGTGATCACCGATCAGCATGAACGCAAAATAGCCCAGATGATCCGAAACTGGCCGGTCGAGCATGCGCTGGACTGGAATGCGGCCTGCATCGGCGCGCAAAGCATTCTGGGGTGGGACAAGCCGCCGACGCGCCAGGCTCTCGACAAGAAGGTAGCGGTAAAGGTCGCTTATAAGGCCAAGAAAGAGCAGCTAAAACTTGAGAAACAGAAGCTGCAGGGCATGCCAAAGCCCCGAAGTACACTGGATGCCATGAAGAGAATCAATCGGCTCCAGGCAGAAAATGACGCTTTGAGAGCGGAGCTGAGCAAAATGGCAGAGATGGCAAACCGGCTGATCTACAACGCAACCCTGGCTGGTCTCTCCCGTGAGCGACTGATGTCCCCTCTTCTGACTGTTCGTGAGCCGCAGAAAAGGCCCGCAAAGGTTAGG
The genomic region above belongs to Pseudomonas benzenivorans and contains:
- a CDS encoding integrase, with translation MSHVIQFTPKRELSSQQNLNDFIVLARDNLTLWSDLEGFSWDAAKWVTTHKNIRFTNFEHVVVASRTAPNTNQLMHPAFAESAKAYLRYQHTLRPNKRIAREMTALRAMEFALRQDMAVPDITKFEHRHWCTAVSAMEPATSRQLVCEVMLGILKRLADLGILTVDPWFWRHPYVGRHGYDATNGAGAPAEVKAKKAPDQDALLAVADVFSRGESETLDDSDIMVTCITALLLSAPMRIGEFLRFRLDCLREDTDRNGELQCYLAYWVPKTHQFERKPIPMTMGDVAKEAIKRLGAITEEGRRLACYMETNPTKFYRHANCPSIPDDQELTPDQVVQALGFANRESCASFVRKHTSSYAMTGFTLNALWQLVLTEHLARNPHFPYQEAPESSTQAPLKMSDSLLCFRRLQLATTLSTSPVLLAPFNGHYYSGRLKIGKRLEAMNFFTRHAFETNKLKSHSLRHLLNRQARSSGVSLEMLTEWSSRTTTRQTRTYLHDDPAKAAAKGALALGTTQEQEHQKPVTNEEAALYGHGPFHRSRYGICRRSWRAGPCNKFAACLNCSELLMCKGDKLAAEIIQQDRDDLVRTYNAAQQEIANGERAASLWTEKAGPQIERLDQLLDILHNPDIPDGSPIEMAGADFSHEKVIVSEKAKAAGVQLLDRKELGLSYGEELLACLDLLREPDDA